From the genome of Pseudomonas sihuiensis:
GAGCTGCCGCTGGATTAACGCCCTGCCCTGCGCGCCCGCCAAGCGGCCAGCAACGATGGGCCGAGCGCGGTGAGCGCCGAGCCGAGCACCACCACCACGGCGCCGGCGTAGGCGATCCAGTTGACCTGTTCGGGTAGCACGTGGTCCGGCCACCAGGTCGAGGCCAGGGCCACAGAGACGAAAGTCACCAGCGGTGTCAGCGCCAGAGTCGCGCTGACCCGCGAGGCCTCCCAGTGCGCCAGCGCCTCGGCGAAAGCGCCGTAGGCGACCAGGGTATTCAGGCAGCAAGCCAGCAGCAGCCAACCTTGCAGCGGGCTCAGTTGCAGCGCTTGCAGCGGCTGCGCCCAGGGCGTCAGCAACAGCGCGCAGGCCAGGTAGATGACCATCATCACCTGCACCGAACTCCACAGGGTCAACAGTTGCTTCTGCGCCAGGCCGTAGAAGGTCCAGACAAAGGCAGCCGCCAGCACGGTCAGCACGCCGGTGGTATAGGTGGTCAGCGAGGTCAGCAGCTCACCCAGGCGCTGGTTGAAGAACAGGCCGAAGCCCAGCAGCATCACCATCAGGCCAATCGCCTGGCCCAGGCTGAAGCGCTCGCGAAAGACGAACAGGCTGCTGATCAGCAACAGGATCGGCGCCACCTGGATCACCAGTTGCGTGGTCCCGGGGCTGAGCAGATTGAGTCCGACCAGATACAGCACGTAGTTGGCCGTCAGCCCGCCGATAGCCAGCGCCAGCAGCCAACCGCCCTTGCGTCCCAGCGGCCGAAAACGCGGCAACCGGCGACTCGCAGCGAGATAGGCAAACAGCAGAGAACCGGACACGGCCAGGCGATACCAGGTGACCGTTACCGGGTCCATCACCTGCAGGACTTCTTTCAGCTTGATCGGCAGGATGCCCCAGAGCACGGACGTGATCAGGGCGAGCAGCAGGCCGTACATCCAACGGCCGGAAGAAATGTGCATGGCAACCTCTGGCAGGCAGCCAACAGAGCATGTCGACCGCAGCAGAGCATTCTAGGAGAGGCCACCACACCGACACAGCAACAGTTCAGCACAGTTGCCGAGCGAAACTGTACTGATCGGCAACCCAGAAACGCCAGCCGACCGGCGCCAATAATCCATAAAATCCGCTAAAAGCCTCTAACAAGCCGCCAAAATCTACCATCTGTCGTTTTGCCAAGCAGGCCGCATTGGCCACAGTAGACTCAGGTTATCCAGCACCTGCAGATGGAGTCCCCGCCATGTTCGGCCAACGCACCGTCGACCCCCAACCGGGCACGCATTACCGCAGCTCACGCGTCAGCGCCGTCAACGGCCAGTATTTCTTCGCCACTCGCGAAGGCACGCTGGAGGGCCCCTACCTCTCCCGTCACGACGCCGAACAGAGCATCGTGCGCTATATCGAGCGCATGGTCATGGCCGACAAGCTGATGCGTCATAGCAGCGAGCACATCGACAACCTGCAACGCCGCGAAGCGATCAAGCACAATCAGGAGCTTTGAGCGCTCCCACCTACAGACGCGCCAAGCCCAAATCCCCCCGATGCGCCGCGAGATGCGGCAGCACTGCGGCCAGCAAAGGCTCCTTGAAGGCATCCTGAAAGCGATGCGCCAGGCCCGGAATCAACTTGAGTTCGGAGCCCTTGATATGCGCAGCCACGTGTACCCCATGCATTACCGGCAATAGCGGGTCGGCCGTGCCGTGCACCACCAGCGTCGGCACGTTCAGGCGATTGAGCAACTCGACGCGGCTCGACTCGGCAAGAATCGCCAGCAGCTGACGCTGCACGCCTTCGGGATTGAAAGCGCGGTCATAGGCCTGTTCAGCCTGATGCAAGAGCAAGGCACGATCATCATGCACCGTCGGGCTACCGAGGGCCGCCAGCAAGTCCGCCTGTTGTTGCAGTGCAGCCTCGCGACTACCGGCCTCACGCCTTGCCAGCAACGCCACCAACGCATCGCTGGGCGCGGGCAATCCTTGCGCACCCGAACTGGTCATCACCAGCGTCAGACTGAGAACGCGCTGCGGCGCCAGGTCTGCCAAATGCTGCGCGATCATGCCACCCATGCTTGCGCCCAGAACATGGAAGCGCTCGACACCGAGCTGGTCCATCAGCCCCATAGCATCACCGGCCATGTCACGCAGGTGATAAGGCGCACCAAGCGACAGCCCCAGGCGATAGCGCAGCACTTCGTACGGCAGGTTGATGTTCGGCGCAGGCCGCCGCCAGGTGCTCAGCCCGACATCGCGATTGTCGAAGCGCACGACGCGAAAGCCCTGCTGACACAGGCGTTCGACCACCTCGTCAGGCCAGTGGATCAACTGTCCGCCCAGCCCCATCACCAGCAGCAGCGCCGGGTCGCGCTCACTGCCGATGCTTTGATAAGCCAGACGCACCTCACCGACATCCACATAGCGAGTCGGCTCGGACAAGTCGCAATGATTGGCTGCAAAAGCCTGCAGACCGCACAGCAAAGCGGCCAGGAAAATGAATGCACGCATGAAAACACCAGAAACGCAGAACCCCACTGAAACGCGATTCTGGTGAAAATCGTTCGACGGCGCTGCCACACAAGCGTGACAGTTTGATGAAGGGGGACGAACGGTTGCCCAGACGGTGACCAGAAGTGCGATCCAGAGCGTCGCGAGCGCCCCTCCTACCTATCCGTAGGAGGGGCTTCAGCCGCGACCACTCCCGGGGAATCAGGCCAGCTCGGCGCGCAACTGCCTGGCGGCGGCCACCATGTTCACCAACGCCGCCTCGGTTTCCGGCCAGGCGCGGGTTTTCAGGCCGCAATCGGGGTTGACCCACAGGCGTTCGAGCGGGATACGCCGCGCCGCCTTGCGCAACAACCCGACCATCTCGGCGCTGTCCGGCACCCGTGGCGAGTGGATGTCGTAGACGCCCGGGCCGATCTCGTTGGGATAATCGAAGCGCTCGAAGGCCTCCAGCAACTCCATGTCCGAACGCGACGTCTCGATGGTGATCACGTCGGCATCCATCGCCGCGATGGCCTCGATCACATCGTTGAACTCGCTGTAGCACATATGAGTGTGGATCTGGGTTTCGTCACGCACACCGCTGGCGGTGAGGCGGAAGGCCTCGGTGGCCCAGTCCAGGTAGTGCTGCCAGGCGGCCTGACGTAACGGCAACCCTTCGCGAAACGCCGCCTCGTCGATCTGGATGATCTTGATACCGGCTGCCTCCAGATCCACCACTTCGTCACGAATCGCCAGCGCCAGTTGCTGCGCCTGCACTTCACGTGACACGTCCTCGCGCGGGAACGACCACATCAGCATGGTCACCGGGCCGGTCAGCATGCCCTTCATCACCTTGTCGGTCAGACCCTGGGCGTACTTGATCCATTCCACCGTCATGGCCTTGGGTCGGCTCAGGTCGCCAACGATCACCGCCGGTTTGACGCAACGTGAGCCGTAACTCTGCACCCAGCCGAAGCGGGTGAAGGCATAGCCATCGAGTTGTTCGGCAAAGTACTCGACCATATCGTTGCGCTCGGCCTCGCCATGCACCAGCACGTCCAGCCCCAGGCGCTCCTGCACCTGTACCGCCTGGCGAATTTCACTCTGCATGACCTCGGTGTATTCGGCCGCACTCAGCTTGCCCTGCTTGAACGACTGCCGCGCCAGGCGAATCGCCGAGGTCTGCGGGAAGGAGCCGATGGTGGTGGTCGGCAACAATGGCAGTTGCAGGCACTCACGCTGTTGTTCGATGCGCTCGGCGAACGCCGACTGGCGCTGGGCATGACGCGGACGAATCGCCGCCAGACGGGCCTGCACCTCGGGTTTGTGAATACGCCCTGAAGCCGCACGAGCAGCCTGTACTGAGCGGCTCGCTTGCAAGGCGGCATGCACAGAAGCGTCTTCCGGCACCTCCAGGGCCTTACCGAGCAATGCGACCTCCTGACATTTCTGCACGGCAAAAGCCAGCCAGCCTTTCAGCTCGGCATCGAGCTGGTCTTCGCGCATCAGGTCCACCGGGCTGTGCAGCAGCGAGCAGGACGGCGCGACCCACAGCCGGTCGCCCAAACGCTCGTGAGCGTGGCGCAGCACCTCAAGGGCTTTCTCCAGATCGCAGCGCCAGACGTTGCGCCCGTTGACCACGCCCAGCGACAACACTTTATAAGCCGGCAGACGGTCGAGAATGGTCGGGTACTGCTCCGGCGCACGTACCAGGTCGATATGCAGGCCATCTACAGGCAGGTTGGCGGCCAGACCGAGGTTGTCTTCCAGGCCGCCAAAGTAGGTGGCGATCAGCTTCTTGCACGGCTCGCGCTGGATCAGGTTGTAGGCGCGCTCGAAAGCGTTCTTCCACTCTTGCGGCAAATCCAGCACCAAAATCGGCTCGTCGATCTGCACCCATTCCACGCCCTGCGCGGCCAGACGCTGGAAGATCTCGCCATAGACCGGCAGCAGACTTTCGAGCAGCTCCAGCTTGTCGAAGTCGCCTCCCTTGACCTTGCCCAGCCACAAGTAAGTCAGTGGTCCGATCAGCACCGGTTTGACCTTGTGCCCGAGAGCATGCGCCTCAGCCACTTCCTCGAACAGTTGCTCCCAGCTCAGGGCGAACTGCTGATCCGCGCTGAACTCCGGCACCAGGTAGTGGTAGTTGGTATCGAACCATTTAGTCATCTCCTGGGCGTGGGCGCCGCCACAGCAAGTACCGCTGCTCTTGTTTGCAACGGCTCCACGCGCCATGGCGAACAGGGTATCCAGCGTCGGCTTGCCGGTAGCCGGACGGAAACGCTCGGGGATGACGCCAAAGGCCAGCGAATGACTGAGCACCTGGTCGTACCAGGCGAAATCGCCCACCGGCAGCAGATCGATGCCGGCATCCTTCTGCAATTGCCAGTGCTCGGCGCGCAGACGCTGGCCGACGGCGCGCAAGCCGGCTTCGTCCAGCTCACCTTGCCAGTGGGCTTCGAGGGCTTTCTTCAGTTCGCGGTCGCGGCCGATGCGCGGGAAACCGAGGGAATGGGACAGGGCCATGTCGTGAAACTCCAGAATCAATCGAGATGGCGCCATTCTCGGCATCGACACCGAGTGAGACAAACTCAAGATTTTCGTCTTGATCTAAAGATTTGCTCATGTAGGCTGTATGAACCATTTTCATCCAGACACGCCACTGGATGAGTGAAACCTTTTAGAGAACCGCCATGCTCGAGCTACGCCACCTGAAAACCCTGCACGCCCTGCGCGAGACCGACAGCCTGGTGGAAGCCGCCGAGCGCCTGCACCTGACCCAGTCGGCCCTTTCGCACCAGTTCAAGGAGCTGGAAGAGCGTCTGGGCATGCAGCTGTTCGTGCGCAAGACCAAACCCGTGCGCTTCACCAGCGCCGGCCTGCGTCTGCTGCAACTGGCCGACGCCACCCTGCCCCTGCTGCGCGGTGCCGAGCGTGATTTGGCGCGCCTGGCCGGTGGCACCGCTGGCCGCTTGCACATGGCCATCGAATGCCACAGCTGCTTCCAGTGGCTGATGCCGACCATCGATCAGTTCCGCGACGCCTGGCCGGAGGTGGAACTGGACCTGGCCTCGGGCTTCTCCTTCGCCCCGCTGCCCGCGCTGGCCCGGGGCGATCTGGACCTGGTGGTGACTTCGGACCCACTGGAACTGCCCGGCATCACCTATGTACCGCTGTTCACCTACGAAGCCATGCTGGCGGTGGCCAACCAGCACCCACTGGCCAGCAAGGCCTGCATCAGGCCAGAAGACCTGGCCACGGAGACGCTGATCACCTACCCGGTAGAGCGCGACCGCCTGGATATCTTTACCCGCTTCCTTGAGCCTGCGGATGTGGAACCCGCCCAGGTACGCACCTCCGAGCTGACGGTGATGATGATGCAGCTGGTGGCCAGCGGCCGCGGCGTCTGCGGCCTGCCCAACTGGGCGCTGCACGAATACAGCTCACGCGGTTATGTGACGGCCAAGCGCCTGGGCGAAAAAGGGCTGTTCGCCACACTCTACGCGGCGATTCGCACCGACATGCTCGACGCGCCATTCATGCGCGACTTCCTGCTCACCGCCAAGGACACCTCCTTCGCCAGCCTCGAAGGCGTCAGCGTGGCGCGCTGAGCGTCGCCTCACGGGGCAAGGATCGAGCGAATGTCGTAGGGCGGGTTAGCCGCCAGCCACCTTCCGCAATCCCCCCCCCCCCCCCCCCCCGCAATGTCTGTTGCGGCGTAACCCGCCATCGGCGCAACGCGTTTCATCGCCTGGTGGGTTAGAAGCTTCGCCCCGGGGCGGGGCTCCTACATCCTTGTGGGAGCCCCGCCTCGCGGCGAATGAGGCAGTGAACGGCTACCCGCCAATTGCCTTGTTACAACTCCCGCCTTGCCGCATTGTGACCAACAGTCATAGCATGACCACCGGTCACAACTCTTCGCGGAAAGCCCATGCGCTACCAGGATCAACTCTTCCAGCAACGGGAAAACGCCCTGCTGCAATCCGCTCGCCAGCTATTTCAGGAACAATCCTGGGATCGCGTCACCATCGCCGAGGTGGCCCGTCACGCCGGCATTGGCAAGGGCACGGTGTACAAGCACTTTTCCAGCAAGGAGGCGCTCTACGCGCGTCTGGTGCTGGACTGCTCGCGCCAGCATCTGAGCGAACTGCGTGAGACCGCAAACCAGGCGCCGCCTCGCGAAGCCATGCGCCATGTGATTCGTCGCGCCTTCGAACAACTGCTGGCCGACCCACTGCAAGCCCAACTCTGCCTGCTGTGCGACCGCCCCGCCTTCCAGGAACGCCTGGACGCGCCCTACCGTGAACAGTTCCTCGAGCTGGAAGGTCAGTACATGGCGCTGTTCAACCAACTGCTGCAAGGCAGCTTCAGCGAACTGCAACTCTCCCCCACTGATTGCCAACGCCTGCTGTGGGGCGTGGAGGCTTGCGTCAACGGCGTGATGGCCCGCATCGCCTCCGGCGGCTTCGCCCATTGGGCCGAACCCATCGAGCTGGACGCCTATTTCCAGCGCGTCACCGATTTCATCATTGCCGGCCTGCAAGGCCAGGCCGCCGCGCTGCACGCAGCGCCTGCACTCAGCGAGTAAACCCACATGTTCGCCCGACTCAGCAAGCGTCCCTGGATCATCGCCATCGTCATCGCCGTCCTGCTGCTGGCCTGGCTGTTCAGCGGCGATCGTTTCGTCGCTCGCGACGATGTCGAGCCCGACCAACCCGCCACCACCAACGATCTGGCGCGCGTCGAAATTCAATGGCTGGAAGCGCAACCCATGCAACGCCAGCATGTGGTGCAGGGGCAGATCGAAGCCTGGCGCCGGGTTGAATTGCGCGCCCAGGTCAGCGGCAACGTGCAGAAGCTGGATCAGGACAAGGGCAACCGCGTCGCCGCCGATCAACTGCTGCTGAGCATTTCGCCGGATGACCGCCCGGCGCAGGTCGCACGCAGCGAGGCCGATGTGCGCCAGCGTCAGAGTGAGGTCACCGCCGCCAAGCGCCTGCGCGAACGCAGCCTGGTGTCGGCCAACGAGCTGATGCGTCTGGAGAGCGAGCTGGCCAAGGCCCGCGCCGAACTCGACAGCGCCCGCCTGCAACTGCGCAACACCAAGGTGAAAGCGCCATTCGCCGGCATCTATGACCAGCGCATGGTCGAGCTGGGCGATTTCGTCCAGCCCGGTCAAAGTCTGCTGACCCTGGTGGACATCGACCGCCTCAAGGTCAGCGCACAGATCGCCCAACAGCAGGTGACCCAGCTCGAACTGGGGCAACTGGTAAACATTGAACTGCTCGATGGCCGCACGCTGCAAGGCGAGCTGCACTTTATTGCCGCGGCCGCCGACCCGGGCTCGCGCAGCTTCCGTATCGAGGTCAAGGTAGACAACCCGAACGGCTTGCGCCTGGCCGGGGCCAGCGCCACCCTGCATATCCAGACCGGTGAGAGCATGGCCCATCGCCTGTCCCCTGCCCTGCTCAGCCTGGATGAAAACGGCCGCCACGGCGTCAAGTGGGTCAACGACGCACAGCGCGTGGAGTTCACTCAGGTCGAGCTGATCAGCGTCGACAACCAAGGCGCCTGGGTCAGCGGCCTGCCGCCGAAGGTAGCGCTGATCACCCTTGGCCAGGGCTTCGTCCAGCCCGGCCAGCAGGTGATGGTTCAACTCGCCGCCGAGGGCAGTTGAGATGCATACACTGATTGCCGCCGCACTCGACCGCAGCCGCACCACCATCCTGATCCTGCTGTTCCTGCTCTGTGGCGGGCTGGTGGCCTACATTGCCATGCCCAAGGAGTCCAACCCGGATGTGGCAATTCCCATCATCTACGTCTCGGTGACCCTCGAAGGCATCAGCCCGGAAGACGGTGAGCGTTTGCTGGTGCGCCCGCTGGAACAGGAGCTGCGCAGCCTGGAGGGCGTCAAGGAAATGCGCTCGGTGTCCAATGAGGGCCATGCCTCGGTGACCCTGGAATTCGACGCCGGCTTCGACGCCAAGGTAGCGCTGGCCGACGTGCGCGAGAAGGTCGATACCGCGCGCAGCAAGCTGCCTGAAGAGGCCGACGAGCCGACTGTCACCGAAGTCAATGTGGCGCTGTTCCCGGTGCTGTCGGTGGGCCTGTCCGGCCCCATCGCCGAAACCGAGCTGGTGTATATCGCCCGGCGCCTGAAGGAGAACGTGGAAGGCATCGCCGAGGTGCTCTCGGTGACCATTGGCGGCGACCGTGAAGACCTGCTGGAAATCGTCGTCGACCCGCAAGTGCTCGACAGCTACGGCATCGATTACAACGAGCTGTTCAACCTGGTCAGCCGCAACAACCGTCTGGTCGCCGCCGGTAGCCTGGACACCGGCGCCGGCCGCATGAGCATGAAAGTGCCTGGGGTCATCGAAGACCTCGAAGACGTGATGCGCATGCCGATCAAGGTGGTCGGCGACAGCGTGGTCACCTTCGCCGACGTCGCCACCATCCGCCGCACCTTCAAGGACC
Proteins encoded in this window:
- a CDS encoding DUF6316 family protein → MFGQRTVDPQPGTHYRSSRVSAVNGQYFFATREGTLEGPYLSRHDAEQSIVRYIERMVMADKLMRHSSEHIDNLQRREAIKHNQEL
- a CDS encoding alpha/beta fold hydrolase, coding for MRAFIFLAALLCGLQAFAANHCDLSEPTRYVDVGEVRLAYQSIGSERDPALLLVMGLGGQLIHWPDEVVERLCQQGFRVVRFDNRDVGLSTWRRPAPNINLPYEVLRYRLGLSLGAPYHLRDMAGDAMGLMDQLGVERFHVLGASMGGMIAQHLADLAPQRVLSLTLVMTSSGAQGLPAPSDALVALLARREAGSREAALQQQADLLAALGSPTVHDDRALLLHQAEQAYDRAFNPEGVQRQLLAILAESSRVELLNRLNVPTLVVHGTADPLLPVMHGVHVAAHIKGSELKLIPGLAHRFQDAFKEPLLAAVLPHLAAHRGDLGLARL
- a CDS encoding DMT family transporter, with product MHISSGRWMYGLLLALITSVLWGILPIKLKEVLQVMDPVTVTWYRLAVSGSLLFAYLAASRRLPRFRPLGRKGGWLLALAIGGLTANYVLYLVGLNLLSPGTTQLVIQVAPILLLISSLFVFRERFSLGQAIGLMVMLLGFGLFFNQRLGELLTSLTTYTTGVLTVLAAAFVWTFYGLAQKQLLTLWSSVQVMMVIYLACALLLTPWAQPLQALQLSPLQGWLLLACCLNTLVAYGAFAEALAHWEASRVSATLALTPLVTFVSVALASTWWPDHVLPEQVNWIAYAGAVVVVLGSALTALGPSLLAAWRARRAGR
- a CDS encoding efflux RND transporter periplasmic adaptor subunit, whose translation is MFARLSKRPWIIAIVIAVLLLAWLFSGDRFVARDDVEPDQPATTNDLARVEIQWLEAQPMQRQHVVQGQIEAWRRVELRAQVSGNVQKLDQDKGNRVAADQLLLSISPDDRPAQVARSEADVRQRQSEVTAAKRLRERSLVSANELMRLESELAKARAELDSARLQLRNTKVKAPFAGIYDQRMVELGDFVQPGQSLLTLVDIDRLKVSAQIAQQQVTQLELGQLVNIELLDGRTLQGELHFIAAAADPGSRSFRIEVKVDNPNGLRLAGASATLHIQTGESMAHRLSPALLSLDENGRHGVKWVNDAQRVEFTQVELISVDNQGAWVSGLPPKVALITLGQGFVQPGQQVMVQLAAEGS
- a CDS encoding TetR/AcrR family transcriptional regulator encodes the protein MRYQDQLFQQRENALLQSARQLFQEQSWDRVTIAEVARHAGIGKGTVYKHFSSKEALYARLVLDCSRQHLSELRETANQAPPREAMRHVIRRAFEQLLADPLQAQLCLLCDRPAFQERLDAPYREQFLELEGQYMALFNQLLQGSFSELQLSPTDCQRLLWGVEACVNGVMARIASGGFAHWAEPIELDAYFQRVTDFIIAGLQGQAAALHAAPALSE
- the metE gene encoding 5-methyltetrahydropteroyltriglutamate--homocysteine S-methyltransferase — its product is MALSHSLGFPRIGRDRELKKALEAHWQGELDEAGLRAVGQRLRAEHWQLQKDAGIDLLPVGDFAWYDQVLSHSLAFGVIPERFRPATGKPTLDTLFAMARGAVANKSSGTCCGGAHAQEMTKWFDTNYHYLVPEFSADQQFALSWEQLFEEVAEAHALGHKVKPVLIGPLTYLWLGKVKGGDFDKLELLESLLPVYGEIFQRLAAQGVEWVQIDEPILVLDLPQEWKNAFERAYNLIQREPCKKLIATYFGGLEDNLGLAANLPVDGLHIDLVRAPEQYPTILDRLPAYKVLSLGVVNGRNVWRCDLEKALEVLRHAHERLGDRLWVAPSCSLLHSPVDLMREDQLDAELKGWLAFAVQKCQEVALLGKALEVPEDASVHAALQASRSVQAARAASGRIHKPEVQARLAAIRPRHAQRQSAFAERIEQQRECLQLPLLPTTTIGSFPQTSAIRLARQSFKQGKLSAAEYTEVMQSEIRQAVQVQERLGLDVLVHGEAERNDMVEYFAEQLDGYAFTRFGWVQSYGSRCVKPAVIVGDLSRPKAMTVEWIKYAQGLTDKVMKGMLTGPVTMLMWSFPREDVSREVQAQQLALAIRDEVVDLEAAGIKIIQIDEAAFREGLPLRQAAWQHYLDWATEAFRLTASGVRDETQIHTHMCYSEFNDVIEAIAAMDADVITIETSRSDMELLEAFERFDYPNEIGPGVYDIHSPRVPDSAEMVGLLRKAARRIPLERLWVNPDCGLKTRAWPETEAALVNMVAAARQLRAELA
- the metR gene encoding transcriptional regulator MetR; translation: MLELRHLKTLHALRETDSLVEAAERLHLTQSALSHQFKELEERLGMQLFVRKTKPVRFTSAGLRLLQLADATLPLLRGAERDLARLAGGTAGRLHMAIECHSCFQWLMPTIDQFRDAWPEVELDLASGFSFAPLPALARGDLDLVVTSDPLELPGITYVPLFTYEAMLAVANQHPLASKACIRPEDLATETLITYPVERDRLDIFTRFLEPADVEPAQVRTSELTVMMMQLVASGRGVCGLPNWALHEYSSRGYVTAKRLGEKGLFATLYAAIRTDMLDAPFMRDFLLTAKDTSFASLEGVSVAR